A genomic region of Seriola aureovittata isolate HTS-2021-v1 ecotype China chromosome 21, ASM2101889v1, whole genome shotgun sequence contains the following coding sequences:
- the tha1 gene encoding threonine aldolase 1 — MRSIMSLKTFSCRVLYKLLNPCIVASIKRDAAVLGRSSARGYYNAGKPRCPGPVGAARVRVVDLRSDTVTKPGPAMRQAMAEAEVGDDVMGEDPTVNELQKIAADMFGMEAALFVPTGTMSNLIAVMVHCRERGDEMIVGDLSHLHIYEQGGSAQLAGVHATTVTTLPNGTFDLEQLESKIRHGYPDPHYPRSRLICVENTHNIQGGRVLPLSFLQEVRALADRYGLSVHMDGARVMNAAVFQGVPPSTILQHTDTVSVCLSKGLGAPVGTMLAGPQDFIARAVRCRKALGGGMRQAGILAAAGKLSLLDMVRRLEEDHRNAKTFAQALLDCDAPLFAVDMAAVETNILRFRLEEPGLSPSEFCAHMGQVCEGEEAALGQGIQVLMYPHFGNSVRAVWHLGISPEDTQLAIQKMQFVASQYLNEKLRAQ; from the exons ATGAGGAGCATCATgtctttgaaaacattttcctgcAGGGTTTTGTATAAATTGTTAAACCCTTGTATCGTCGCTTCAATTAAACGAGATGCAGCTGTGCTGGGACGGAGCTCCGCGCGGGGCTACTACAACGCCGGGAAGCCCAGGTGCCCCGGGCCGGTCGGGGCGGCCCGCGTCCGGGTAGTGGACCTCCGCAGCGACACGGTGACCAAGCCCGGGCCGGCGATGCGCCAGGCCATGGCGGAGGCCGAGGTCGGAGATGACGTGATGGGAGAAGATCCAACGGTTAATG AGCTACAAAAAATCGCAGCTGATATGTTTGGGATGGAGGCCGCGCTGTTTGTCCCCACTGGAACCATGAGTAACCTCATCGCAG TGATGGTGCACTGTAGGGAGCGGGGCGATGAGATGATTGTGGGTGATCTGTCCCATTTACACATCTATGAGCAGGGAGGTAGCGCACAG CTGGCTGGTGTCCACGCTACCACTGTGACCACCCTCCCCAATGGAACATTTGACTTGGAGCAGCTGGAATCAAAGATCCGCCACGGTTACCCTGATCCCCACTACCCCCGCTCACGCCTCATATGtgtggagaacacacacaacatacaggGAGGACGTGTGCTGCCTCTGTCCTTCctgcaggag GTTCGTGCTTTAGCAGATAGATATGGTCTGTCAGTTCACATGGATGGAGCCAGGGTGATGAATGCTGCTGTGTTCCAGGGGGTGCCGCCATCCACCATactgcagcacacagacactgtcagtgtgtgccTCTCCAAG GGTTTGGGTGCCCCAGTGGGTACCATGCTGGCTGGACCCCAGGATTTCATAGCCAGAGCGGTGCGGTGCCGTAAAGCCCTGGGTGGGGGGATGCGGCAGGCTGGTATACTAGCAGCAGCTGGAAAACTGTCTTTACTGGATATGGTAAGAAGACTGGAGGAGGATCACCGCAATGCAAAAACCTTTGCTCAAG CGCTGCTCGACTGCGATGCTCCTCTATTTGCTGTAGACATGGCGGCCGTGGAGACAAACATCCTGCGTTTCCGTCTAGAGGAACCCGGTTTGAGCCCCTCTGAGTTCTGTGCCCACATGGGTCAGGTTTGCGAAGGAGAGGAGGCTGCATTGGGACAAGGGATACAAGTTCTCATGTACCCTCATTTTGGAAACTCAGTAAGGGCTGTGTGGCATCTTGGGATATCCCCTGAAGATACCCAGCTGGCCATTCAGAAAATGCAATTTGTGGCTTCTCAGTACTTGAATGAAAAACTCAGGGCCCAGTGA